The Ideonella dechloratans nucleotide sequence GAAGCGCGCCAGCTCGCGGGCCCACACCGTGGTCATCGACACCACACCGGCCTTGGCCGCGCTGTAGTTGGTCTGGCCCATGTTGCCCGCGCGGGACACGCTCGAGAGGCTGACGATCACCCCGCCGTGGCCGGCGCGCACCATCTGCTCGGCCGCCGCGCGGGTGCACAGGAAGACGCCGGTGAGGTTGACGTCGATCACCGCCTGCCAGGCGGCCAGGCTCATGCGATCGGTGACCTGGCCGTCGCGCACCTTCAGCAGCATGCCATCGCGGGTGATGCCGGCGTTGTTGACCAGGCCGTCGAAGCGGCCGAAGTCCTCGGCGATGCGGCTCATCACCGCATCCACCTGGCCCTCGTCGGCCACGTTGGCGGTGTAGGCCCGGGCCTGCACGCCCAGGGCTTCGCAGTCGGCCCGCGTGGCCGCCAGGGCCTCCGGGTCGCGGTCGATCAGGGCCAGGTCCGCGCCGCGGCGGCCCAGGGTCAAGGCAATGGCGCGGCCGATGCCGCGGGCGGCGCCCGTGATGGCGATGGTCTTGTGGGACAGATCCATGGGAAATCCAGACAAACAGCAGAAGCCAGAGAAGCCCCGATTGAACCATTTGACGTGCCGCAATCCGCTCCACATTTCCTGCAATTTCGCCGGGCACAGTGGCCACCATTGAAACGTGCCTGTTGAACGGATTCCGTGATGCGAACACTCGCCTTCCAACGCCATTTCGCCGCCGGCCTGCTGCTGCTGACCGGCCTGTGGCTGTGGGCCGATCCCCGCTGGCTGCAGCCCCAGACCTACTTCGGCTTTCGCGCGGTGGCCATGCAATACAGCGGGGTCATCGCCATCGCCGCCATGTCGGTGGCCATGATCCTGGCCACCCGCCCGCGCTGGCTGGAGACGCCGCTGGTCGGCCTGGACAAGATGTACCGCCTGCACAAGTGGCTGGGGATCACCGCCCTGGGGGTGTCGGTCATCCACTGGTGGCTGGGGCAGGGCAGCAAATGGATGGCGCAGTGGGGCTGGGTGACCCGGGGTGCCCGTCCGCCGCGCGGTTCGGCGCCCGACCAGGGCGTGCTGCAGGCCTGGCTGGGCAGCCAGCGCCACCTGGCCGAAACCGTGGGTGAATGGGCCTTCTACGCCGTGGCGGTGCTGCTGGTGCTGGCCCTGGTCAAGCGCTTCCCGTACAAGCTGTTTGCCAAGACACACACCTGGATGGCCGCGCTGTACCTGGCCCTCGTGTTCCACAGCGTGGTGCTGACCCAGTTCAGCTACTGGGCCCAGCCCCTGGGGTGGCTGATGCTGCCGCTGCTGCTGGGTGGCGTGGCCAGTGCCGTCTGGGTGCTGGCCGGGCGGGTGGGGCGCAGCCGCCAGGTGCGGGCCACCGTGGTCGCGCGGCAGGAATACCCCGCCTTGAAGACCCTGGAGACCGAACTGCTGGTCGACGCCGGCTGGCCCGGCCACCAGGCGGGCCAGTTCGCCTTTCTGACCGTCGATCCCAAGGAGGGGCCTCATCCGTTCACGATGGCCTCGGCGTGGGATCCGGCCACCCGCCGCCTGCGCTTCGTAACCAAGGCCCTGGGGGACCACACCGGCCAACTGCCCGCGCTGCTGCGCGAGGGCCAGCG carries:
- a CDS encoding ferredoxin reductase family protein, encoding MRTLAFQRHFAAGLLLLTGLWLWADPRWLQPQTYFGFRAVAMQYSGVIAIAAMSVAMILATRPRWLETPLVGLDKMYRLHKWLGITALGVSVIHWWLGQGSKWMAQWGWVTRGARPPRGSAPDQGVLQAWLGSQRHLAETVGEWAFYAVAVLLVLALVKRFPYKLFAKTHTWMAALYLALVFHSVVLTQFSYWAQPLGWLMLPLLLGGVASAVWVLAGRVGRSRQVRATVVARQEYPALKTLETELLVDAGWPGHQAGQFAFLTVDPKEGPHPFTMASAWDPATRRLRFVTKALGDHTGQLPALLREGQRVTVEGPYGRFDFDDGRSRQIWVGAGIGITPFIARLKQLARRPVPGTEIDLFHATTVLDAAAIEKLQQDARAAGVRLHVWVDGRDGLLDGERIRAQVPGWQQASVWFCGPAGFGRSLVQDFMARGLPSGAFHQELFEMR